One Tiliqua scincoides isolate rTilSci1 chromosome 9, rTilSci1.hap2, whole genome shotgun sequence DNA segment encodes these proteins:
- the UQCRFS1 gene encoding cytochrome b-c1 complex subunit Rieske, mitochondrial codes for MLSVAARSGPFAPYLTAVAHAVPGPLKPLAPGLAPAAFKLPPLEPKRPLLCRESLSGQAARGGLVATASLNAPASVRYVHNDVTVPDFSDYRRQEVLDNTKSSQVSSDTRKAFSYFITATTCVASAYVAKNVVTQFISSMSASADVLAMSKIEIKLSDIPEGKNMAFKWRGKPLFVRHRTQKEIDQEAQVTLAELRDPQHDLDRVKKPEWVILIGVCTHLGCVPIANAGDFGGYYCPCHGSHYDASGRIRKGPAPYNLEVPYYEFPSEDLVIVG; via the exons atgtTGTCCGTGGCCGCCCGCTCCGGCCCGTTCGCCCCGTACCTGACGGCCGTGGCGCACGCCGTGCCGGGCCCGCTGAAGCCCCTGGCGCCGGGCCTGGCTCCGGCCGCCTTCAAGCTGCCGCCTCTGGAGCCGAAGCGGCCGCTGCTCTGCCGGGAGTCGCTCAGCGGCCAGGCCGCCCGCGGGGGCCTCGTCGCCACCGCCAGCCTCAACG CTCCTGCTAGTGTCCGTTATGTCCACAACGATGTCACTGTGCCTGACTTCTCTGACTACCGTCGCCAAGAAGTATTAGACAACACAAAATCATCTCAAGTCAGCAGCGATACCAGAAAAGCCTTCTCCTACTTCATCACAGCAACAACCTGTGTGGCCTCAGCATATGTTGCTAAGAATGTTGTCACCCAGTTCATTTCCAGCATGAGTGCTTCTGCCGATGTGTTGGCGATGTCAAAGATTGAGATTAAGCTGTCCGATATTCCCGAAGGAAAGAACATGGCTTTCAAGTGGAGGGGGAAGCCCCTCTTTGTACGTCACAGAACCCAGAAAGAGATTGATCAGGAAGCTCAAGTAACTTTGGCTGAATTAAGAGACCCGCAGCATGATTTAGACAGAGTAAAGAAACCTGAATGGGTTATTCTGATTGGTGTGTGCACCCACCTTGGTTGTGTACCCATTGCAAATGCTGGAGATTTTGGTGGCTATTACTGCCCTTGCCATGGGTCGCATTACGATGCCTCGGGCAGAATCCGAAAAGGTCCAGCCCCATACAACCTTGAAGTTCCATATTATGAATTTCCTTCAGAAGATTTAGTTATTGTAGGTTAA